The following proteins are encoded in a genomic region of Mycobacterium kiyosense:
- the lipG gene encoding alpha/beta hydrolase: MKLYYEDMGDLEDPPVLLIMGLGAQLLLWRTAFCERLVAQGLRVIRFDNRDVGLSTKTQRYSPPPLVTRMARSWLGLPSRAAYTLEDMADDAAALLRHLDIKHAHIVGASMGGMIAQVFAARFAHHTKSLSIIFSSNNHRFLPPPAPRALFSLIKGPPPSSPRETIIENSVRVSRIIGSPAYPTPEEQMRADAAESYDRNFHPWGITQQFGAILGTGSLLHYDRRITAPTVVIHGRADKLMRPAGGRAVARAINGARLVLVDGMGHDLPRQLWDRVIEELTSNFTAAG; this comes from the coding sequence GTGAAGCTCTATTACGAGGACATGGGTGACCTCGAGGATCCCCCCGTGTTGCTGATCATGGGACTAGGTGCCCAGCTGCTGCTGTGGCGGACCGCGTTCTGCGAGCGACTGGTCGCTCAGGGGCTGCGGGTCATCCGGTTCGACAACCGCGACGTCGGCCTGTCGACCAAGACGCAGCGTTACTCCCCGCCACCGCTGGTGACCCGGATGGCGCGGTCCTGGCTGGGTCTGCCCAGCCGGGCGGCGTACACGCTGGAAGACATGGCCGACGACGCCGCGGCCCTGCTCAGACACCTCGACATCAAGCACGCGCACATCGTCGGGGCGTCGATGGGCGGCATGATCGCGCAGGTCTTCGCGGCGCGGTTCGCCCACCACACCAAGTCGCTGTCGATCATCTTCTCCAGCAACAACCACCGATTCCTGCCGCCACCGGCACCGCGTGCGCTGTTCTCGCTCATCAAAGGTCCGCCGCCGAGCTCGCCGCGCGAGACCATCATCGAGAACTCGGTGCGGGTCAGCCGGATCATCGGCAGCCCGGCCTACCCGACGCCGGAAGAACAGATGCGCGCCGACGCCGCCGAAAGTTACGACCGCAACTTCCACCCGTGGGGCATCACCCAACAGTTCGGCGCCATCCTGGGCACCGGCAGCCTACTGCACTACGACCGGCGCATCACCGCGCCGACGGTGGTGATTCACGGCCGCGCCGACAAACTGATGCGCCCTGCCGGTGGTCGCGCGGTCGCGCGTGCTATCAATGGGGCCCGATTGGTGTTGGTCGACGGTATGGGTCATGATCTGCCCAGACAACTTTGGGATCGCGTCATCGAAGAGTTGACAAGCAATTTCACCGCTGCCGGTTAA
- a CDS encoding alpha-mannosidase: MQLISAGSTELFVGPPKRPLQLARVTVGGCTAPTQLRIDGNGLRGEVVVAAGQEVVEVPVVVERAVIGQRRDAAVRAGAAQLSFEFVVAEPGWTMFMVSHFHYDPVWWNTQGAYTSAWTEDPPGQCRQTNGFELVHAHLEMARREPEYKFVLAEVDYLKPYWDTHPEDRADLRRFFAQGRVEVMGGTYNEPNTNLTSPETTIRNLVHGIGFQRNVLGAEPATAWQLDVFGHDPQFPGMAADAGLTSSSWARGPHHQWGPAQGGDVERMQFSSEFEWISPSGRGLLTHYMPAHYSAGWWMDSSTTLAAAEEATYALFEQLKRVALTRNVLLPVGTDYTPPNKWVTEIHRDWAARYTWPRFVCGLPREFFAAVRAELADPKRVASPQTRDMNPIYTGKDVSYIDTKQANRAAENAVLDAERFAVFAGVLTGAEYPQAAFAKAWVQLAYGAHHDAITGSESDQVYLDLLTGWRDAWELGRAARDASLQVLSSLAAGASDSVVVWNPVTQPRSDIVTARLDAPLPAGVRVLDSDGVEHPAQVDDGGHSVSWLARDVPSLGWRTYRLIPRGAAAGWRPVAGVRIANEHYRLTVDPARGGAVDSLVRAGRELIADGRVGNELAVYEEYSSHPSQGEGPWHLLTKGPVVGSSESSAAVQAYHGPLGQRLVVQGRIGELLRYTQTLTLWHHIDRLDCRTTIHEFTGADRLLRLRWPCPVPGATPVSEVGDAVVGRGFALLHDGDRAVDTAEYLWTLDNPAYGWFGLSSAMRVRVGEATRAVSVAEVIAPSEHESGPLARDLMVALVRTGVTATCSAADRPRYGHLDVDSNLPDARIALGGPGRNAFTAAVLAEADPVYAAELRRQLAADGAARVWVPAATRLADVWVPDADLRAPRALPVLIVDGRDDRKLAAAIAALVGDLADAQIVVDQQAPSGPEPFDDRTVALLNRGVPSFAVEGPGTDGTLHTALMRSCTGWPSGTWIDEPRRTAPDGSNFQLQHWTHDFDYALVCDSGDWRRAGLPARSAQFANPLLAVTPRERRAVLPPVGSLLRVEPAGAVHLAALKAAGNPLTAGRTDPVAPHEVALRLVESVGSGTRVVIGSDLGALRALRQADLLEQPLRRKRMIELHGYEIATVLARLDVPAVRAAPTQLAPHAESAQPLYARYWLHNRGPAPLGGLPAVAYLHPRQLSAGAGDRLRLRLTAASDCTDATLGGTVELLGPDGWLVSPTELPFTLGAGEHLENEVVVTVPADAATGLHPIRAQLRVTDADTPAAWRQVVEDVAVVAVGTEDTELIYLIDGPAEVELAAGQRSRLAVTIGSRAGADLALEAHLISPWGTWDWIGPAVIGATLPPAAPPNSPSRCRRRRGWRRGAGGRWSGSAARATWCIRRPRR; this comes from the coding sequence ATGCAGCTGATTTCGGCGGGCTCGACCGAGCTGTTCGTGGGCCCGCCGAAGCGCCCGCTGCAATTGGCGCGGGTGACGGTCGGCGGCTGTACCGCACCCACCCAGCTGCGTATCGACGGCAACGGTCTACGCGGCGAAGTGGTGGTTGCGGCGGGCCAAGAGGTGGTCGAGGTTCCAGTCGTCGTCGAACGCGCGGTGATCGGCCAGCGCCGCGACGCCGCGGTGCGGGCCGGGGCGGCGCAGCTGTCCTTCGAGTTCGTGGTTGCCGAGCCCGGCTGGACGATGTTCATGGTCAGCCACTTCCACTACGACCCGGTCTGGTGGAACACCCAGGGCGCCTACACCAGCGCATGGACCGAGGACCCGCCGGGACAGTGCCGCCAGACCAACGGCTTCGAGCTGGTCCACGCGCACCTGGAGATGGCGCGCCGGGAACCCGAGTACAAATTCGTGCTCGCCGAAGTCGACTACCTCAAGCCGTACTGGGACACCCACCCCGAGGACCGGGCGGACCTGCGCCGGTTCTTCGCCCAGGGCCGGGTCGAGGTGATGGGCGGCACCTACAACGAGCCCAACACCAACCTCACCAGCCCGGAAACAACCATCCGCAACCTGGTGCACGGCATCGGTTTCCAGCGCAACGTGCTGGGGGCCGAGCCGGCCACCGCCTGGCAGCTCGACGTGTTCGGCCACGACCCGCAGTTCCCGGGAATGGCGGCCGATGCCGGGCTGACCTCGAGTTCGTGGGCACGCGGACCGCATCACCAGTGGGGTCCGGCGCAGGGCGGCGACGTCGAGCGCATGCAGTTTTCCAGCGAGTTCGAATGGATCTCGCCGTCGGGACGCGGCCTGCTCACCCACTACATGCCGGCGCACTATTCGGCGGGCTGGTGGATGGACTCCTCGACCACGCTGGCGGCGGCCGAGGAGGCGACCTACGCGCTGTTCGAACAGCTCAAGAGGGTTGCACTGACGCGCAATGTGCTGCTGCCGGTCGGCACCGACTACACCCCGCCGAACAAGTGGGTCACCGAGATCCACCGCGACTGGGCCGCCCGCTACACCTGGCCGCGGTTCGTGTGCGGGCTGCCGCGGGAGTTCTTCGCGGCAGTGCGGGCGGAGCTGGCCGACCCGAAACGGGTTGCCTCGCCGCAGACCCGCGACATGAACCCGATCTACACCGGTAAGGACGTGTCGTACATCGACACCAAGCAGGCCAACCGGGCCGCCGAGAACGCGGTACTGGACGCCGAGCGTTTCGCCGTGTTCGCCGGGGTGTTGACGGGAGCCGAGTATCCGCAGGCGGCGTTCGCCAAGGCGTGGGTGCAGTTGGCCTACGGCGCACACCACGACGCCATCACCGGCTCGGAATCCGACCAGGTGTATCTCGATCTGCTGACCGGCTGGCGCGACGCGTGGGAGCTGGGCCGCGCCGCGCGGGACGCTTCCCTGCAGGTGCTGTCGTCGTTGGCGGCCGGCGCGTCCGACTCGGTGGTGGTCTGGAATCCGGTGACGCAGCCGCGCAGCGACATCGTCACCGCCCGGCTGGATGCGCCGCTGCCGGCCGGGGTGCGGGTGCTGGACTCCGACGGTGTCGAGCATCCCGCCCAGGTGGACGACGGCGGCCACTCGGTGAGCTGGCTGGCCCGCGACGTGCCGTCGCTGGGCTGGCGGACCTACCGGTTGATTCCGCGTGGTGCGGCCGCCGGCTGGCGGCCCGTGGCCGGGGTGCGGATCGCCAACGAGCACTACCGGCTCACTGTCGACCCGGCGCGCGGTGGGGCGGTGGATTCCCTGGTACGGGCCGGTCGCGAGTTGATCGCCGACGGCCGGGTGGGTAACGAGCTCGCCGTCTACGAGGAGTATTCGTCGCATCCGAGCCAGGGGGAAGGGCCGTGGCACCTGCTGACCAAGGGGCCGGTGGTCGGTTCGTCGGAGTCGTCCGCCGCCGTGCAGGCCTACCACGGTCCGCTCGGCCAGCGGCTGGTGGTGCAGGGCCGCATCGGCGAGCTGCTGCGGTACACCCAGACGCTGACGCTGTGGCACCACATCGACCGGCTGGACTGCCGCACCACCATCCACGAGTTCACCGGCGCCGACCGGTTGCTGCGGCTGCGCTGGCCGTGCCCGGTGCCCGGCGCCACCCCGGTCAGCGAGGTCGGGGACGCCGTCGTCGGGCGCGGATTCGCGCTGCTGCACGACGGGGATCGCGCGGTGGACACCGCCGAATACCTGTGGACGCTGGACAACCCGGCTTACGGCTGGTTTGGGTTGTCCTCGGCGATGCGGGTCCGCGTCGGGGAGGCGACGCGGGCGGTGTCGGTGGCCGAGGTGATCGCGCCGTCGGAGCACGAATCCGGGCCCTTGGCCCGCGACCTGATGGTGGCGCTGGTCCGCACCGGCGTGACGGCCACCTGCAGCGCTGCCGATCGGCCCCGGTACGGACATCTCGACGTCGACTCCAACCTGCCCGATGCGCGGATCGCGCTGGGCGGTCCCGGCCGCAACGCCTTCACCGCCGCGGTGCTGGCCGAGGCGGACCCGGTTTACGCCGCCGAACTGCGCCGGCAGCTGGCAGCCGACGGCGCGGCCCGGGTGTGGGTGCCCGCGGCCACCCGGCTGGCGGACGTCTGGGTACCCGACGCCGACCTGCGCGCACCGCGCGCACTGCCGGTGCTGATCGTCGACGGCCGCGACGACAGGAAACTGGCTGCCGCCATCGCCGCGCTGGTCGGTGACCTCGCCGACGCGCAGATCGTCGTCGACCAGCAGGCGCCGTCGGGGCCGGAACCGTTCGACGACCGCACCGTCGCGTTGCTCAACCGTGGCGTGCCGAGCTTCGCTGTCGAGGGACCGGGCACCGACGGCACCCTGCACACGGCGCTGATGCGGTCCTGCACGGGCTGGCCGTCGGGAACCTGGATAGACGAGCCGCGCCGCACCGCGCCGGACGGTTCCAACTTCCAGCTGCAGCACTGGACCCACGATTTCGACTACGCGCTGGTCTGCGACAGCGGCGACTGGCGCCGCGCCGGGCTGCCGGCACGCAGCGCGCAGTTCGCCAACCCGCTGCTGGCGGTAACCCCGCGGGAGCGGCGGGCAGTGCTCCCGCCGGTCGGTTCGTTGCTGCGGGTCGAGCCCGCCGGGGCGGTGCACCTCGCTGCGCTCAAGGCGGCCGGCAATCCGCTGACGGCCGGCCGCACCGACCCCGTCGCACCCCACGAGGTGGCGTTGCGGTTGGTGGAGTCGGTCGGGTCCGGAACCCGGGTGGTGATCGGCTCGGACCTCGGCGCACTGCGTGCGCTGCGCCAGGCGGACCTGTTGGAGCAACCGCTGCGTCGCAAGCGAATGATCGAGCTGCACGGCTACGAGATCGCGACCGTGCTGGCGCGGCTCGACGTCCCCGCCGTGCGTGCCGCGCCGACGCAATTGGCCCCGCACGCGGAGTCGGCCCAGCCGCTCTACGCGCGATATTGGCTGCACAACCGCGGTCCCGCACCGCTGGGTGGGTTGCCGGCCGTGGCCTACCTGCATCCCCGGCAACTCAGTGCCGGCGCCGGTGACCGCCTGCGGCTGCGGCTGACCGCGGCCAGCGACTGCACCGATGCCACGCTGGGCGGCACGGTCGAACTGCTGGGGCCGGACGGCTGGCTGGTCAGCCCCACTGAGCTGCCGTTCACGCTGGGCGCCGGGGAGCATCTGGAGAACGAGGTTGTGGTGACTGTCCCGGCGGATGCCGCGACCGGGCTGCACCCGATCCGGGCTCAGCTGCGCGTCACCGACGCCGACACTCCGGCGGCGTGGCGGCAGGTGGTGGAGGACGTCGCCGTGGTGGCCGTCGGGACCGAGGACACCGAGCTGATCTACCTGATCGACGGTCCGGCCGAGGTCGAGCTGGCCGCCGGCCAGCGGTCGCGCCTGGCCGTGACGATCGGCAGCCGTGCCGGGGCCGACCTGGCCCTGGAAGCGCACCTCATCAGTCCGTGGGGGACCTGGGATTGGATCGGTCCGGCCGTCATCGGCGCGACGCTTCCGCCGGCGGCACCGCCGAACTCGCCTTCGAGGTGTCGCCGCCGACGTGGGTGGCGCCGGGGAGCTGGTGGGCGCTGGTCCGGGTCGGCTGCGCGGGCCACCTGGTGTATTCGCCGGCCGCGCAGGTGA
- the fabD2 gene encoding malonyl CoA-ACP transacylase, giving the protein MSEHPVATVGGAGVAVAEVDEREARLRAGPQAAALPRSGTSEGRQLRRWLTQLIVTERVVDVEVSARGLDVADAPAESEVLPDVTARLEIGSIAAATLARPAARALFADVTAGVTVSEAEVADYHARNPLRFAAERAGDHGWRGPALAGPPLEQVRAAVTEHLLGAARRRTFRVWLDARREALVHLAPGYEHPGDPRQPDNTHRH; this is encoded by the coding sequence GTGAGCGAGCATCCCGTTGCGACCGTGGGAGGGGCGGGGGTCGCCGTCGCCGAAGTCGACGAGCGCGAGGCGCGGCTGCGGGCCGGACCTCAGGCCGCCGCTTTGCCGCGGTCCGGTACCAGCGAGGGCCGCCAGCTGCGCCGCTGGCTGACTCAGCTGATCGTGACCGAGCGGGTGGTCGACGTGGAGGTGTCCGCGCGCGGCCTGGACGTGGCTGACGCCCCGGCCGAATCCGAGGTGTTGCCCGATGTCACCGCGCGGTTGGAGATCGGCAGCATCGCGGCGGCCACCCTGGCCCGGCCGGCTGCGCGGGCCTTGTTCGCCGACGTCACGGCCGGCGTCACGGTTAGCGAGGCCGAGGTCGCCGACTACCACGCCCGCAATCCGCTGCGCTTTGCGGCCGAGCGTGCCGGCGACCACGGCTGGCGGGGTCCGGCACTCGCCGGGCCGCCGCTGGAGCAGGTCCGGGCCGCGGTCACCGAGCATCTGCTGGGGGCCGCTCGCCGGCGCACGTTCCGGGTGTGGCTGGACGCGCGGCGGGAGGCTCTGGTGCACCTTGCGCCCGGCTATGAGCATCCCGGTGACCCCCGTCAGCCCGACAACACCCACCGGCACTGA
- a CDS encoding sugar kinase translates to MLTLCLDIGGTKIAAALADPARARPADLLVYNAKRPTPQGVNADQVWQAVAALIDEAVQAAGGAVAAVGIASAGPVDLGEGTVSPVNIAAWRGFPLRDRVAALLPGVPVRLGGDGVCMAVGEHWLGGGRGAGFMLGMVVSTGVGGGLVLDGVPYDGRTGNAGHVGHVVVDPDGRACACGGRGCVETVASGPSMVRWARENGWAAPAGAGAKELADAAASGDPLAQKVFRRGTRALAAMIASVGAVCDLDLVVIGGGVAKSGDVLFDPLRAALSEYAGLTFLSGLRVVPAELGGAAGLIGAARLAGL, encoded by the coding sequence ATGCTGACCCTCTGCCTCGACATCGGCGGCACCAAGATCGCGGCCGCACTCGCCGACCCCGCCCGTGCCCGTCCCGCCGATCTGCTGGTGTACAACGCCAAGCGCCCGACTCCGCAAGGTGTGAACGCCGACCAGGTTTGGCAGGCGGTCGCCGCGTTGATCGACGAAGCGGTGCAGGCCGCCGGGGGTGCGGTCGCCGCGGTGGGCATCGCGTCGGCCGGGCCCGTCGACCTGGGGGAGGGCACCGTGAGCCCGGTCAATATCGCGGCTTGGCGCGGATTCCCGCTGCGGGACCGAGTGGCGGCGCTGTTACCCGGTGTGCCGGTGCGGCTCGGCGGCGACGGGGTGTGCATGGCGGTTGGTGAGCACTGGCTCGGTGGCGGACGGGGTGCCGGGTTCATGTTGGGCATGGTGGTCTCGACCGGGGTCGGTGGCGGATTGGTGCTCGACGGCGTTCCCTACGACGGCCGCACCGGAAACGCCGGCCACGTCGGCCATGTCGTCGTCGATCCGGACGGCCGGGCCTGCGCGTGCGGCGGGCGGGGCTGCGTGGAGACCGTGGCATCCGGTCCGTCGATGGTGCGCTGGGCGCGGGAGAACGGCTGGGCCGCGCCCGCCGGGGCCGGCGCCAAGGAGTTGGCCGACGCGGCGGCGAGTGGGGATCCGTTGGCGCAGAAGGTGTTTCGGCGGGGCACGCGAGCGTTGGCGGCGATGATCGCCTCGGTGGGTGCGGTCTGCGACCTTGACCTGGTGGTGATCGGCGGGGGAGTGGCGAAGTCCGGTGACGTGCTGTTCGACCCGCTGCGGGCGGCACTGTCCGAATATGCAGGCCTTACCTTTCTGTCCGGACTGCGGGTGGTGCCCGCCGAACTGGGCGGTGCGGCCGGGCTGATCGGGGCAGCCCGGCTGGCCGGGCTGTAG
- the rplL gene encoding 50S ribosomal protein L7/L12: protein MAKLSSDDLLDAFKEMTLLELSDFVKKFEETFEVTAAAPVAVAAAGGGGGAAPAEAAEEQSEFDVILEAAGDKKIGVIKVVREIVSGLGLKEAKDLVDGAPKPLLEKVAKEAADEAKAKLEAAGATVTVK, encoded by the coding sequence ATGGCCAAGCTGTCCAGCGACGACCTGCTCGACGCATTCAAGGAAATGACCCTGTTGGAGCTCTCGGACTTCGTGAAGAAGTTCGAGGAGACCTTTGAGGTCACCGCGGCCGCCCCGGTCGCCGTTGCCGCTGCCGGTGGTGGCGGCGGCGCCGCTCCCGCTGAGGCCGCCGAGGAGCAGAGCGAGTTCGACGTGATCCTCGAGGCCGCCGGCGACAAGAAGATCGGCGTCATCAAGGTGGTCCGCGAGATCGTCTCGGGCCTGGGCCTCAAGGAGGCCAAGGACCTGGTCGACGGCGCCCCCAAGCCGCTGCTCGAGAAGGTCGCCAAGGAGGCCGCCGACGAGGCCAAGGCCAAGCTCGAGGCCGCCGGCGCCACCGTCACCGTCAAGTAG
- a CDS encoding TetR family transcriptional regulator, with product MARYAADGKMAIMSLEMTSQTERNVRDALLHAAVALLDEHGPDALQTRKVAGAAGTSTMAVYTHFGGMRGLIAAVAEEGLRQFDVALRMPETADPVADLLSVGAAYRRYAIQRPHLYRLMFGSTSAHGINAPAGNVLTLTLDQIYQGIPSFAHLVRAVQRAMDAGRISAGAAATEAGSDREIVATAAQFWACVHGFVMLELAGFYGDDDAAVGPVLSSMTTNLLVALGDSPELVRRSARASAG from the coding sequence TTGGCACGCTACGCCGCCGACGGGAAGATGGCAATAATGTCTCTCGAGATGACTTCGCAGACTGAGCGCAACGTGCGCGACGCGTTGCTGCACGCGGCCGTGGCCCTACTGGACGAGCACGGTCCCGACGCGCTGCAGACGCGCAAGGTGGCCGGCGCAGCCGGGACTTCGACGATGGCGGTGTACACCCATTTCGGCGGCATGCGCGGGCTGATCGCCGCCGTCGCCGAGGAGGGGTTACGGCAGTTCGACGTGGCTTTGCGCATGCCCGAGACCGCCGATCCGGTCGCCGACCTGCTGTCGGTGGGCGCCGCGTACCGCCGGTACGCGATACAACGACCACACCTCTACCGCTTGATGTTCGGCAGCACCAGCGCACACGGCATCAACGCCCCCGCGGGCAATGTGCTGACGCTGACGCTGGACCAGATCTATCAAGGCATCCCGAGCTTCGCGCACCTGGTGCGCGCGGTGCAACGGGCGATGGATGCCGGCCGAATCAGCGCCGGCGCCGCGGCCACCGAGGCCGGGTCGGATCGGGAAATCGTGGCCACCGCCGCCCAATTCTGGGCGTGCGTGCATGGTTTCGTGATGCTGGAACTGGCCGGGTTCTACGGCGACGACGACGCCGCCGTCGGGCCGGTGCTCAGTTCCATGACCACGAATCTTCTTGTGGCCCTTGGCGATTCGCCGGAGCTGGTGCGGCGTTCGGCGCGGGCGTCGGCCGGCTGA